A single region of the Cereibacter sphaeroides 2.4.1 genome encodes:
- a CDS encoding Lrp/AsnC ligand binding domain-containing protein produces the protein MRCVFVQFRCMPGKTYEVADAIYDREVVSELYSTSGDYDLIAKVYVPADQDVGRFLSENLFDIPGIQRTLTTMTFKAF, from the coding sequence ATGCGCTGCGTCTTCGTCCAGTTCCGCTGCATGCCCGGCAAGACCTACGAGGTGGCCGATGCGATCTACGACCGCGAGGTGGTCTCGGAGCTCTATTCCACCTCGGGCGACTACGACCTCATCGCCAAGGTCTATGTGCCGGCCGATCAGGACGTGGGCCGGTTTCTCTCGGAAAACCTTTTCGATATACCGGGCATCCAGCGCACCCTGACCACGATGACCTTCAAGGCCTTCTGA